The following proteins come from a genomic window of Proteinivorax hydrogeniformans:
- a CDS encoding MATE family efflux transporter — translation MTGGNSIKVKNSSRLGTDPILPLLFKLSLPGIVAMGVQAFYNVVDSYFVAQISEEAIAALSIAFPLHILLIALAVGTGVGTSSLISRMLGKDDNDKAVAVAEHVIIISIIYGALIFLLGLFFPQSFINLFTTDPLISAYAMQYIRVILIGSLPLFLSFLTSDILRGQGNTFTPMLAMIAGAVTNILLDPILIFGLGPIPSLEVLGAAIATVISKMVTCAIVVYILFKGKNEVQPRFKNKFKFDKSIVKNIYAVGLPATVMQMLASIMIVGINMIVGGINELGLAATGIYFRVQSFIFMPVFGVSQGYIPLVGYNFSNGDIKRVKKTIFYGLAAGFFFTFLGFVAFQLFPHLIVRPFVDNKELMTITTTAFKNISIAFPIIGPAIIGATTFQAIGRGIPSLTLSFLRQIVLLLPIAYLLSFTGSISAVWYAFPISEFLTSILMVTWLTTTLKKEFAHIRAKVKQ, via the coding sequence ATGACTGGAGGGAATAGTATCAAAGTTAAAAATAGCAGTCGTTTAGGTACAGACCCGATATTACCACTTTTATTTAAACTCTCTCTTCCTGGGATTGTCGCCATGGGGGTGCAAGCCTTTTATAATGTGGTGGATAGTTACTTTGTGGCACAGATTAGTGAGGAGGCTATCGCTGCACTTTCTATAGCCTTTCCGTTACACATCCTTCTTATAGCTTTAGCAGTGGGAACAGGAGTGGGTACAAGTTCTCTAATTTCTAGAATGTTAGGTAAAGATGATAACGATAAAGCTGTGGCAGTAGCAGAGCATGTCATTATTATTTCTATCATTTACGGGGCGTTGATCTTTTTGTTAGGGTTATTCTTCCCGCAAAGTTTCATAAATCTGTTTACAACCGACCCGTTAATATCTGCTTACGCTATGCAATATATTAGAGTGATTTTAATAGGTTCCCTTCCTTTATTTTTAAGCTTTTTAACAAGTGATATTTTAAGAGGGCAGGGTAACACATTTACACCAATGTTAGCTATGATTGCTGGAGCAGTTACTAACATTTTGTTAGACCCTATCTTAATTTTTGGATTAGGTCCAATTCCTTCTTTGGAGGTTTTAGGTGCAGCCATAGCAACAGTTATTAGTAAGATGGTTACCTGCGCCATCGTCGTATATATTTTGTTTAAAGGGAAAAATGAAGTTCAACCTAGGTTTAAAAACAAGTTTAAATTTGATAAAAGTATCGTTAAAAATATTTATGCAGTGGGATTACCTGCAACCGTTATGCAAATGTTAGCTTCTATCATGATCGTTGGAATAAATATGATTGTGGGAGGCATAAATGAGCTAGGCCTCGCTGCTACTGGTATATACTTTAGGGTACAATCCTTTATATTTATGCCTGTTTTTGGTGTTTCGCAAGGATATATACCGTTAGTAGGTTATAATTTTAGCAACGGCGATATCAAAAGAGTTAAAAAGACAATTTTTTATGGTCTGGCAGCAGGGTTCTTTTTTACCTTTCTAGGTTTTGTTGCTTTTCAGTTATTCCCTCACTTAATTGTTAGGCCATTTGTAGATAATAAGGAGCTAATGACGATAACTACAACGGCATTTAAAAACATTAGTATTGCCTTTCCGATTATAGGTCCTGCTATCATAGGAGCAACTACATTCCAAGCTATTGGACGGGGAATACCGTCTTTAACATTATCATTTTTAAGGCAGATTGTTCTGCTACTCCCTATAGCTTATCTACTGTCATTTACAGGCTCTATCAGCGCAGTTTGGTATGCCTTTCCCATATCTGAGTTTTTAACTTCTATACTTATGGTTACTTGGTTAACTACAACTTTAAAGAAAGAATTTGCACATATAAGAGCTAAAGTAAAACAATAA
- a CDS encoding acyl-CoA dehydratase activase: protein MKAYMGIDIGSVSTNIVIIDSNNEVMHSLYARTNGQPIETVKKGLKEISNRLDKGVKICGVGTTGSGRQLVGIMVGADVVKNEITAHATATSNAVSDVKTIFEIGGQDSKIIVIEDQMVTDFAMNTVCAAGTGSFLDHQAERLGVPIEEFGSLALKAARDVRIAGRCTVFAESDMIAKQQYGFSKAEIINGLCQALVRNYINNLGRGKKLKPPFVFQGGVAANEGIKAAFEKEIDHEVIVPKHYDIMGAIGSAILAKDYVSTENNQTNFRGFESSDLEFTPSTFKCNDCSNFCEVIKVELEGRVVAMWQDRCGKYSSKAAV, encoded by the coding sequence ATGAAGGCTTATATGGGTATAGATATAGGTTCAGTAAGTACAAATATCGTAATTATAGATTCAAATAACGAAGTTATGCACTCTCTTTATGCTAGGACAAATGGTCAACCCATTGAAACTGTAAAAAAAGGATTAAAAGAAATCTCAAACAGACTAGATAAAGGAGTAAAAATTTGTGGCGTTGGCACCACAGGTAGTGGAAGGCAGCTAGTTGGAATAATGGTTGGAGCTGACGTTGTTAAAAACGAAATCACTGCACATGCAACTGCCACATCTAATGCAGTTTCTGATGTTAAAACGATATTTGAAATCGGAGGGCAAGACTCTAAGATTATAGTTATAGAAGATCAGATGGTTACAGATTTTGCCATGAACACCGTTTGTGCCGCGGGCACAGGCTCATTTTTGGACCATCAAGCAGAAAGGTTAGGAGTTCCCATCGAGGAGTTTGGGTCACTTGCTTTAAAAGCCGCACGAGATGTAAGAATTGCCGGAAGATGTACTGTTTTTGCAGAGTCAGACATGATCGCAAAGCAGCAATACGGTTTTTCTAAAGCTGAAATTATAAATGGCCTTTGCCAAGCTCTAGTCAGAAACTATATCAACAACCTAGGTAGAGGTAAAAAGCTTAAGCCGCCCTTTGTGTTTCAAGGTGGTGTCGCTGCTAACGAAGGTATAAAAGCAGCTTTTGAAAAAGAAATCGATCATGAAGTTATAGTGCCAAAGCATTACGACATAATGGGAGCTATAGGCTCAGCCATTTTAGCAAAAGATTATGTCTCAACAGAAAATAACCAGACAAACTTTAGAGGCTTTGAATCATCAGACCTCGAGTTTACACCATCAACCTTTAAGTGCAACGACTGCTCTAATTTCTGCGAAGTAATAAAGGTAGAATTAGAAGGAAGAGTAGTGGCAATGTGGCAGGATAGGTGTGGAAAGTATAGTAGCAAGGCTGCTGTTTAA
- a CDS encoding class I SAM-dependent methyltransferase gives MFSELVIKFMPDDNDGSILDLACGTGSLAINLAKNGYDVTGIDMSSEMIEIAKLKKNSLRGVRFELANMLNPNLDKRFSVVTCAFDSVNYLLNESDLKKMFSSAYKHLNPKGRFIFDFNTEKAYKNNNNFEIRRILPGGYYDHKMQYDTNTNLAHTSFEFYDGQWELHIQKPYEHQQVVEILEEVGFEILFSFKNFKGEPVKKESDRIFIVAEKPGIGIKKNMVKY, from the coding sequence ATGTTTTCCGAGTTGGTTATTAAGTTTATGCCAGATGATAATGACGGCAGCATATTAGATTTAGCATGTGGTACTGGAAGCTTGGCTATAAACTTAGCCAAGAATGGTTACGACGTCACTGGTATTGATATGTCTAGTGAGATGATAGAAATTGCTAAACTAAAAAAGAATTCTTTAAGAGGAGTTCGTTTTGAGCTTGCTAATATGCTAAATCCTAATTTGGACAAAAGATTTAGCGTTGTTACATGTGCATTTGATTCAGTCAACTACTTACTTAATGAATCAGATCTAAAAAAAATGTTTAGTTCTGCTTATAAGCATCTAAATCCAAAGGGTAGGTTTATCTTTGATTTTAATACAGAGAAAGCATATAAAAATAATAACAACTTTGAAATAAGAAGGATACTGCCAGGTGGATACTACGACCATAAAATGCAATATGATACTAACACAAACCTTGCACATACCTCTTTTGAATTCTATGATGGTCAGTGGGAGCTGCATATACAAAAACCTTATGAACATCAGCAAGTTGTTGAAATACTAGAAGAGGTTGGGTTTGAAATTTTGTTTTCCTTTAAAAACTTTAAAGGGGAGCCAGTAAAAAAAGAAAGTGACAGGATATTTATAGTAGCGGAAAAACCAGGAATCGGAATAAAAAAGAATATGGTTAAGTATTAG
- a CDS encoding PLDc N-terminal domain-containing protein yields the protein MGELSILQIFLLALPFLLIELVLRIYCVIKLVKEGSRNLNQIAWLCIILLVNFGWAAFLLVGKRRY from the coding sequence GTGGGGGAATTATCGATACTTCAGATTTTTTTACTAGCTCTTCCTTTTTTACTTATAGAGCTAGTGCTAAGAATTTACTGTGTAATTAAACTAGTTAAAGAAGGAAGCAGAAACTTAAATCAAATAGCATGGCTATGTATAATATTACTTGTAAACTTTGGGTGGGCAGCATTTTTACTTGTGGGAAAACGGAGGTACTAA
- a CDS encoding YbjQ family protein, giving the protein MTSSSKREYQELGLVQGSKVRAVHLGKDIMAGLRKMVGGNVSEYEEMMEKARTSALEQMEQKARQLGADAVIDLRYSSSAVGEGISEIIVYGTAVKFLD; this is encoded by the coding sequence ATGACATCTAGTTCAAAGAGGGAGTACCAAGAGTTAGGATTAGTTCAGGGATCTAAAGTGAGAGCGGTGCACTTAGGTAAGGATATCATGGCAGGACTTAGGAAGATGGTAGGTGGTAATGTCTCTGAATATGAGGAGATGATGGAAAAAGCAAGAACATCTGCCTTAGAGCAAATGGAGCAAAAAGCAAGGCAATTAGGAGCTGACGCAGTAATAGATTTACGATATTCTTCATCAGCTGTAGGTGAAGGGATATCGGAAATAATTGTTTATGGAACTGCAGTAAAATTTTTAGACTAA
- a CDS encoding PTS sugar transporter subunit IIC — protein sequence METIIGLSLLVFALSLFSIFSLKAPMGKEAMGALAGTAIATFLVEAVHNYISGDLFGIGFLQEVGVSAGSLSGTIAAILVPIKMGVNPIFAVVSGAALLEIGIIPGFVAGYLVGLIAPKLEEKLPSGVSTIIGALVLAPFSRLVAVVTVPVVDATLLNIGDMIVIASEQSPIIMGFFLGGIIKVICSSPLSSMALTAMLGLQGLAMGIASIASFSGAFANGILFKRLKFGDNSNVVAVMLEPLTQAHIITTHPIPIYLTNFLGGGFGGLIAVYFGIVSNAPGTASPIPGMLAPFAFNAPVSVISALVLAVGGGLLGGYIGSTVYLLATRRVSLKPKIN from the coding sequence ATGGAAACAATTATTGGTTTATCGTTACTTGTCTTTGCGCTATCACTTTTTTCTATTTTTAGCCTTAAAGCACCAATGGGCAAGGAGGCTATGGGTGCCTTAGCTGGAACGGCAATTGCTACTTTTTTGGTGGAGGCTGTTCACAATTATATAAGCGGCGACTTGTTCGGGATCGGTTTTTTACAAGAAGTTGGCGTATCTGCTGGTAGTCTAAGCGGTACTATAGCAGCTATATTGGTGCCTATTAAAATGGGGGTTAATCCTATTTTTGCCGTGGTTTCTGGGGCTGCTTTGTTAGAAATTGGCATCATCCCAGGCTTTGTTGCTGGTTATTTAGTTGGACTTATTGCACCAAAACTTGAAGAAAAACTTCCTAGTGGGGTAAGCACTATTATAGGAGCGTTAGTGCTAGCACCTTTTAGCAGACTGGTAGCTGTCGTTACTGTACCAGTTGTGGATGCCACATTATTAAATATAGGTGATATGATCGTAATTGCGTCAGAGCAGTCTCCAATTATTATGGGCTTTTTCCTAGGTGGAATTATAAAAGTTATCTGCTCATCGCCTCTAAGCTCGATGGCGTTAACAGCTATGCTAGGTTTACAAGGTCTAGCTATGGGTATTGCATCAATAGCTAGCTTTTCTGGAGCTTTTGCTAACGGTATTTTGTTTAAAAGACTAAAGTTTGGTGATAACAGTAATGTAGTAGCTGTTATGTTAGAACCTCTTACTCAAGCTCATATTATAACTACGCACCCTATCCCTATTTATTTAACTAACTTCTTAGGTGGTGGGTTTGGAGGGCTTATAGCTGTCTATTTTGGTATTGTATCGAACGCACCTGGAACAGCTTCGCCTATACCGGGTATGCTGGCTCCTTTTGCATTTAATGCACCGGTGTCTGTGATTTCAGCTTTAGTGTTAGCTGTTGGTGGTGGGCTTTTAGGTGGGTATATCGGTTCCACAGTTTACCTATTAGCAACAAGGAGAGTAAGCCTTAAGCCAAAAATCAACTAA
- a CDS encoding BCCT family transporter, with amino-acid sequence MAEDKSKDIHDDISKEELEDKLFGRNFVKYGLDLNPVVSIGAGVFVLIFALYALFNLEHANEMFNIVNNAIIQNADWVFILGSNFFIIVSLYFAFSKLGNVRIGGVHSKPEFSNFAWFSMLLSAGMGIGLMFWAVGEPLYHSQITPPIFIGEADGATTALAATFFHWGLHPWGIYALISLALAFFAYNKNLPLSLRSVFYPLLGDKVFGIVGDLIDTLAVLACLFGLATSLGLGAQQVNSGLNYLIGIDVNVTVQVLLIAGITGIAVISVVSGIDKGVKFLSQLNIQIAFVVMLIVLILGPTGFIIRMFANSLGLYLNDFVQSSFFISVGDKVWQGDWSVFYLAWWISWSPFVGMFIARISRGRTIREFVLAVLLVPSLLSFLWLSVFGSTAIHLNAINDGALFEVVQDDLPVALFEMINLLPIPLLEGILRIGISGLATVLIISFFVTSSDSGSLVVDNITSGGKLDSPVPQRVFWACMEGLVAAVLLLIGGEAALNALQTAVISTGLPFAILLTIMSISLLKSLQVSHQRQKSIRDVRHFKNIRRKLDREKSKK; translated from the coding sequence ATGGCGGAAGACAAAAGTAAAGATATTCATGACGATATCAGTAAGGAGGAGCTAGAGGATAAGCTGTTCGGAAGAAACTTTGTAAAATATGGACTTGATTTGAATCCAGTTGTTTCAATCGGAGCAGGGGTTTTTGTGCTTATATTCGCACTATATGCTCTTTTTAACCTAGAGCATGCTAATGAGATGTTTAATATAGTTAATAATGCTATAATCCAAAATGCCGATTGGGTGTTCATATTGGGAAGCAACTTTTTCATTATAGTGTCACTATACTTTGCCTTCTCCAAATTAGGTAACGTTAGAATTGGCGGAGTTCATAGTAAGCCTGAGTTTTCAAATTTTGCTTGGTTTTCTATGTTACTTTCTGCTGGTATGGGAATCGGTCTTATGTTCTGGGCGGTAGGAGAGCCATTGTACCATTCACAAATTACGCCTCCTATTTTTATTGGTGAGGCAGACGGTGCCACTACAGCTTTGGCAGCTACATTTTTCCACTGGGGATTACACCCTTGGGGTATATATGCCTTGATATCCTTAGCTTTGGCCTTTTTCGCTTACAATAAAAACTTACCCCTTTCCTTAAGGTCAGTTTTTTATCCGTTGCTAGGCGATAAAGTTTTTGGCATTGTAGGCGATCTAATTGATACTCTAGCCGTTCTAGCTTGTTTATTCGGTTTGGCTACCTCCTTAGGTTTAGGTGCTCAGCAGGTCAATAGCGGCCTCAATTATTTAATAGGGATTGACGTTAACGTCACAGTTCAAGTGCTATTAATAGCTGGGATAACTGGTATAGCTGTGATTTCTGTGGTCTCAGGAATCGATAAAGGAGTTAAGTTTTTATCACAGTTAAATATCCAAATAGCTTTTGTGGTAATGTTAATTGTGTTGATATTGGGCCCAACCGGTTTTATCATTCGGATGTTTGCCAATTCATTAGGGCTATACCTAAATGATTTTGTGCAATCGTCTTTCTTTATCTCCGTTGGAGATAAGGTTTGGCAGGGTGACTGGTCGGTATTTTACTTAGCATGGTGGATATCTTGGTCTCCTTTTGTCGGGATGTTTATCGCCCGTATCTCCCGAGGTAGAACTATCAGGGAGTTCGTATTGGCAGTTTTGCTGGTACCATCCTTACTCTCTTTTTTATGGTTATCTGTGTTCGGAAGCACAGCTATTCATTTAAACGCAATAAATGACGGTGCCCTTTTTGAAGTTGTCCAAGACGATCTACCAGTTGCTTTGTTTGAAATGATTAACCTCCTACCGATACCACTTTTAGAAGGGATTTTAAGAATTGGCATCTCAGGTTTGGCCACTGTGCTGATTATCTCCTTCTTTGTAACCTCTAGTGACTCCGGTTCTTTAGTAGTGGATAACATCACATCGGGAGGCAAATTAGACTCGCCGGTGCCTCAAAGAGTATTTTGGGCCTGTATGGAAGGTTTAGTTGCAGCTGTCCTTCTCCTTATTGGTGGAGAGGCAGCCTTAAACGCACTTCAAACAGCAGTTATAAGCACAGGGCTTCCCTTTGCTATACTGCTAACTATCATGAGTATTTCTTTACTCAAAAGTTTACAGGTCTCTCACCAAAGGCAAAAATCAATTAGAGATGTAAGGCACTTTAAAAACATACGCAGAAAACTGGACAGAGAAAAAAGCAAAAAATAA
- a CDS encoding 2-hydroxyacyl-CoA dehydratase produces the protein MKVAFPYMGTTVIYKKLLELLGNEVVMPPKPSQRTIDLGVKYSPEFACFPLKVITGSYIEAIEKGADTLVTSGGHGPCRAGFYEKVHKRLLEEEGFDADFIVFNSPYRDLKNFLQNVKKVKGDSSLIKALTSLNTVFYMIKKLDDLEKKAQKIRAYEKTVGQTTKVWEEIQILFDGAYTKKEMEKAYIQAMVMLDNIDVKEVKDHKRLRIGIVGEIYVVMEPTINIRMEEMLGNLGVEVERSQYLYDWVCYSTLSKMPLINKTHEKKIVELGEQYIPINIGGHARQSVGHIVDYQQRGFDGVVHLMPFGCLPELVSQSIIPKISDELNIPVLSLSIDEQTGVANTLTRVEAFVDLIKGRKNKKIS, from the coding sequence ATGAAAGTAGCTTTTCCTTATATGGGGACTACTGTAATTTATAAGAAGTTACTAGAACTTTTAGGAAATGAGGTAGTAATGCCCCCTAAGCCCAGTCAGAGAACAATTGACTTAGGTGTTAAATATAGTCCAGAATTTGCCTGTTTTCCCCTCAAGGTGATAACAGGTAGCTATATAGAAGCGATAGAAAAAGGAGCTGACACCTTAGTGACATCGGGTGGCCATGGGCCTTGTAGAGCTGGGTTTTATGAGAAGGTTCACAAAAGATTATTAGAAGAAGAAGGCTTTGACGCAGACTTTATAGTATTTAACTCTCCCTACAGAGATTTAAAAAACTTTTTGCAAAATGTAAAAAAAGTTAAAGGTGACAGCTCGCTTATAAAGGCTCTGACCTCTTTAAACACTGTTTTTTATATGATTAAGAAATTAGATGACCTTGAAAAAAAAGCTCAAAAAATACGTGCGTATGAAAAAACAGTAGGACAAACCACCAAGGTATGGGAAGAGATACAAATTTTATTTGATGGAGCTTACACCAAAAAAGAGATGGAAAAAGCTTATATTCAGGCAATGGTTATGCTAGACAACATAGATGTTAAAGAGGTCAAAGATCACAAAAGATTGCGGATAGGTATTGTAGGAGAAATTTATGTTGTGATGGAACCAACCATAAATATAAGGATGGAAGAAATGTTAGGAAACCTAGGGGTGGAGGTAGAACGCTCTCAATACCTGTATGATTGGGTTTGTTACTCCACTCTTTCAAAGATGCCGTTAATTAATAAAACCCATGAAAAGAAAATTGTGGAGCTAGGGGAGCAATATATTCCTATAAATATAGGCGGACATGCCCGCCAGTCTGTAGGTCATATAGTGGATTACCAACAAAGGGGCTTTGATGGGGTGGTCCATCTAATGCCTTTTGGGTGCTTGCCAGAGCTAGTATCACAAAGCATCATTCCCAAAATATCAGATGAGTTAAATATCCCTGTACTTAGCTTATCTATAGACGAACAAACAGGAGTTGCTAATACTTTAACAAGAGTAGAGGCTTTTGTGGATTTAATAAAAGGTAGAAAAAACAAGAAAATCTCATAA
- a CDS encoding acyl-CoA dehydratase activase-related protein has product MKIGIPQGLLHWYYYPFWKVYFEQMGFEVITSSSTTKEIVDQGVKHSVPEICVPIKIFMGHVVNLLEQEVDYIFVPRFESIEKGKYFCPKFMGLPDLIRHYFDGVENKLVMPTIKTKTDNIANAKGFKEVAKQLGISRQVHNKALKKAEASWLEFRSLCKKGFLATEAMDIIFGKKERVLKGQKNITLGVLGYVYNLYDPYVSMDILTKFREMGVNVKTFEMEEETLLNQRISHMDKDLFWTFSNRLFSAGYRFYEHPEVDGIIHVTAFGCGPDAMLGKILEYESEKYKKPFMTVRIDEHSGENHLQTRVEAFVDMIIRKKDKRGA; this is encoded by the coding sequence TTGAAGATTGGAATACCTCAAGGACTACTGCATTGGTACTACTATCCTTTCTGGAAAGTATATTTCGAACAAATGGGGTTTGAGGTTATAACTAGTTCATCTACAACAAAAGAAATAGTAGATCAAGGGGTTAAACATTCTGTGCCAGAAATTTGTGTGCCTATAAAAATTTTTATGGGGCATGTAGTTAATCTATTAGAGCAAGAAGTTGATTACATATTTGTGCCAAGGTTCGAATCCATCGAAAAGGGAAAATATTTTTGTCCTAAGTTTATGGGACTACCGGATCTGATTAGACACTATTTTGATGGGGTTGAAAATAAATTGGTTATGCCTACCATAAAAACAAAAACAGATAACATAGCAAATGCAAAAGGGTTTAAAGAAGTGGCAAAACAGCTAGGCATTTCTCGACAAGTACACAATAAGGCGTTAAAAAAAGCAGAAGCTAGTTGGCTTGAATTTAGAAGCTTGTGTAAAAAAGGATTTTTAGCAACTGAAGCTATGGATATAATCTTTGGTAAAAAAGAGAGAGTGTTAAAAGGACAGAAGAACATCACTTTAGGAGTGTTAGGGTACGTATATAATTTGTATGATCCATATGTAAGCATGGATATTCTTACAAAGTTTAGAGAAATGGGTGTGAATGTAAAAACATTTGAAATGGAGGAGGAAACACTTCTTAATCAAAGGATTTCTCATATGGATAAAGACTTATTTTGGACTTTTAGCAACCGCCTTTTCAGTGCTGGCTATAGATTTTATGAGCACCCAGAAGTGGATGGGATAATACACGTTACTGCCTTTGGCTGTGGTCCCGACGCTATGTTAGGTAAAATTTTGGAGTATGAGTCGGAAAAATATAAAAAGCCTTTTATGACAGTTCGAATCGATGAGCATTCAGGAGAAAACCATTTACAAACAAGGGTTGAGGCATTTGTTGACATGATAATTAGAAAAAAGGATAAAAGAGGTGCTTAG
- a CDS encoding SurA N-terminal domain-containing protein encodes MFKKISVFLVFALMGAIIVGCGSGSDDLPEVLALVNGEEISKEDFEAEFEQYLLGLQQQGHDLDALKDDPQFKEFKPQVQQQILDQLISVELINQGAADQGVTKDSVQGELDEFMSMVIEGEFGGDKDEFEKVIEEQLDLSIDEYKELLVQDLVQEEYLEKNIDFDAISVSKEDMKEVYDQQVEMMEAQGMEEIPGFDEIAMVIEEQLMDEQVGLKVQDFIEDLRADSDVEVKVEF; translated from the coding sequence GTGTTTAAAAAAATATCTGTATTTTTAGTATTTGCGTTAATGGGGGCAATTATAGTTGGTTGCGGAAGCGGCAGCGATGATTTGCCAGAAGTTCTTGCTTTAGTTAATGGTGAAGAAATCAGTAAAGAGGACTTTGAGGCTGAATTTGAGCAATATCTTTTGGGGCTTCAGCAGCAAGGTCACGATCTTGATGCTTTAAAGGATGATCCACAATTTAAGGAATTTAAACCACAAGTTCAACAACAGATTTTAGATCAGCTTATCAGCGTAGAACTAATCAACCAGGGAGCTGCTGATCAAGGAGTAACCAAGGATTCAGTCCAAGGTGAGCTAGACGAATTTATGAGCATGGTTATTGAAGGTGAATTTGGTGGAGACAAAGATGAATTTGAAAAAGTAATAGAAGAACAGCTTGACTTATCTATTGATGAGTACAAAGAACTGTTAGTCCAAGATTTAGTCCAAGAAGAGTATCTAGAAAAAAACATCGACTTTGATGCTATTTCTGTTTCTAAAGAAGATATGAAAGAAGTTTATGACCAACAAGTGGAGATGATGGAAGCTCAAGGGATGGAAGAGATTCCAGGTTTTGACGAGATTGCTATGGTAATAGAAGAACAACTTATGGATGAGCAAGTTGGTTTAAAAGTCCAAGATTTTATAGAAGATTTAAGAGCTGACAGCGACGTAGAAGTAAAAGTAGAGTTTTAA
- a CDS encoding ABC transporter ATP-binding protein → MLSVNNLKKSYGRLEVLKAIDFKVEEGKVFGFLGRNGAGKSTTMNIVSGLIDHNGGNVKIYGKELKDNKKDLMQYIGYLPENPVFYEYMSAEQYLKFIGNLSSYPTQKVKSRTNELLELVKLTDARNRKIGGFSRGMRQRLGLAVALYNHPKLLILDEPTSALDPEGRLEMVEMIENAKHEDMTVFLSSHILSDVERVCDEVSILHEGKILLNSSLEELQKSHLQPIFDIELEGDVQTAKKELEKMSWSTKVESQKNGISVYVSDFDLAKDALLKELVKTPVTITSYKIRKKTLEDIFIGMVSKNGDL, encoded by the coding sequence ATGTTAAGTGTAAATAACCTAAAAAAGAGCTATGGGAGATTAGAAGTACTGAAAGCTATCGATTTTAAAGTAGAAGAAGGAAAAGTTTTTGGCTTTTTAGGAAGAAACGGTGCTGGAAAGTCTACAACAATGAACATAGTATCAGGGTTGATTGATCATAACGGAGGGAACGTGAAAATATATGGCAAGGAATTAAAAGATAACAAAAAAGATCTTATGCAATACATAGGTTATCTTCCGGAGAATCCAGTTTTTTATGAATATATGAGCGCAGAGCAATACTTGAAATTTATTGGGAATTTAAGCAGTTATCCAACTCAAAAAGTAAAAAGTAGAACCAATGAATTGTTAGAGCTAGTAAAGCTAACAGATGCTCGTAACAGGAAAATTGGCGGTTTTTCTAGGGGGATGCGTCAGAGGTTAGGCTTGGCAGTAGCTTTATATAACCATCCTAAACTTTTGATTTTAGACGAACCTACCTCTGCTTTAGATCCTGAAGGAAGGCTAGAAATGGTTGAAATGATTGAGAATGCCAAGCATGAAGATATGACTGTGTTTTTATCTTCTCACATATTAAGTGATGTTGAAAGGGTTTGTGACGAGGTAAGCATACTTCATGAAGGGAAAATATTATTAAACTCTAGCCTAGAAGAGTTGCAAAAATCTCACCTGCAGCCGATTTTCGATATAGAGTTAGAAGGTGATGTACAGACAGCAAAAAAAGAACTTGAAAAAATGTCATGGAGTACAAAAGTAGAAAGCCAAAAAAATGGCATATCAGTATATGTAAGCGATTTTGACCTAGCCAAAGATGCGCTTTTAAAAGAGCTAGTAAAGACTCCTGTAACTATCACTAGCTATAAAATTCGCAAAAAAACTTTAGAAGATATATTTATAGGGATGGTGAGCAAAAATGGCGACCTTTAA